TAACCTCCCCTTATGACGCCATCTGGCTAAATAAGCACCCTTTCCTTGCTCTTTTAAGATTGCCCACATTGTGCTAGGCCAATGCTAAAATCTTACTAGCTAGTATTATGCATACTTTATATAAACACTGCTTAAGCCTGTATATAGATAGGATCTAATCTATATACTACCTAGCAAATGTACAAACCACCTAAAAAAATAAAATAAAAATAAACAAATGCAATTCATAAAAAACAAAACATCGCAAAAATCGAAATAATAGAATAAGGAATGATGAAGCAGTATCACCAACAAGTAGGGCACAATACTCCAAAACAGGAAAATATTATGAAAAAGAACTAGACGAGTTATTAAGAAATATTAATGAGCTAAGAAGTAGCATGCTAGTCACTGATCTCTGATGATTCGGTGTAGTTAGATGTGAAGTTGCAACAGAAACGTTACAAAAAAGAATTTATAAAAATATAGAATTATAGTAGATTATGTGGGATTGTCTGTAAGTTATTAAACTTATCCATAATCCCATATATAGCGCGATGGACAATAAAATTCGTACTCTATTCGAATAAAAGTTATCAAATCTTTGCTTGTATATGATACTGTATAACACTCCACTTATAATGGTATTGGTCTTCTTGGTATTGACACTAGTTCTAGGTCTTTATGTTAGTACCTTGTACGTTAGAAAAAAGGAAAACAAATTTATCCAATATGCTTTGGGGAATAAGCAGTTTCACACGAATACTTTAGTTGTTACGGTATTAGCCACTGCGTTTGGAGGGGGCGTTATGATGCGTGGTATACCCAATGTTTATAATATTGGTACGCATTACATAATTTCTCTCTTTGCATGGTCAATCAGTTTTGGCCTAATCAGTTTACTAGGTCTGCGTATGGGTCCATTTATGACGCACCTTTCTGTGGCAGAAACGATAGGTAGTGTATATGGTAAATATCCAAGGACTATTACTGCTTTATTAGGTATTTGTTGGTCTATTGGTATAGTTTCTATTCAAATCAATGTAATGTCCTCTACTATCGTTATGTGTATAGATTCTATTGACCCTCGTATCGTGACCGTTCCAGCAACCTTAATTCTTATTGCTTATGCTATACTTGGTGGTGTGCGTGCCATTACGATTACCGATATATTGCAGTTTGCAACCTTTACCATTATTATTCCCCTTCTTATTAAGTTTTTATTTGTAAAAACAGACAAATCATTTTTAGGGGTTATATTGTTTCTGCGAAAGAAAGAAGATTTTCAATTCAGTAATATGATCCAATTCGATAAAAAATTCTTGAAGATTATCCTAAATAGTCTAGGGGCTTTTCTTTTTCTAAATCCATCAGTTGTACACAGAATCTATATGTCTTCTAGTCCGATTCAGGTCCATAAGGTTTTCAAGCGTGTAACGCTTTTTAGCGTTATCATATGGGGGTGTATCATATCGGTTGGGTTGCTTGTTTTTGTAGGGAATCCAATGTTACCAGTAACAGAGATTTGGTCATACATCCTAATTGATATGCCAGCTGTTTATAAAGGGTTTGTGGTGATTAGTTTACTAGGGATGACCATGTCTACAGCTGATTCTTGTTTACACACTGCTGCCATCATGGTCAGCCATGATATGGTAGAAACCATCCGATGGCTAAAAGCAGCCCCTTATATACACCAACTTCGGTTAGCTAAATTAACTGTACTAGTTGTTGGTCTATTGGCTATGATCCTAACACTTTGCTGTCCTGATTTATTTGAATTAAGTAAGTTTGTTTTTGGCTATCTTACCTCTGTATTTACAGTTACAGTAACATCTCCTTTTATTCTAGCTGTTTTTGGCTTTCGGAGTAGTGCTCGTACCGCTTTGATTGGTATGGCTACAGGCATACTTGTGGGTCTGGTTTGGGAAACATGGGTTGAACCTGAAATAGGAATAAACAATCGGGTTATTTCCATCATGGCTAATGGATTAGCTATGATAGCTGCCCATTATTTACTACCTCAACCACCTGGTAAAGGATGGATTGGAGTAGGCCAGCAATATAAAAGAATGAAACAATTGATACGAATTTTTAAAAAACATAAAAAAAGTATAGATCTAGAGTAGGACTTTCTTAGGGTCTCTCTTTTTAAGTGTCATACGTTTATGTTATAGGATTATCTTAATTAAAGATCTGGGGGGCGGAACGTGTAAAACGGTATCTAATACCAGCACTTGAATAAAAAGTTATAATTTAAAATAATTACTAACTAAATTTTTTAGACATCGAAGAAACAATGAATAATGGATATGTTAGCTTAGTAGATTACAAAGTTTTTGATGAATACATTTTATCCTCCATCCGTTTAGGTAAACCTTTGACAGGAAAAAATGGTACTTTGATCCCTCTGATAAAGAGGCTTTGATAGGCAAGTTTAGAAGGTGAAATAGTGCATCATTTATCTTGTAGTAGTTAAGATTTACTCTGACAGGCAGTAAAAATTTAGTGCCTAAAGTTGTCAGTTAAGTTTAATGTGTCAGTCATGCTTTTAAGATAGGCGATTTTATTATTTTTTTCAAAGATTAATTTTTTACTATCCTGCCAAGTTTGTCTAGGTGTTTTTCCGTAACAATACTTTCCAGAATGTGGTCGCTCTTGATTGTAATAATCTAACCAGGTATCTAAGTCCTGTTGCAAGTCATGGAGATCTATATAGATTTTTTTACGCATAGCTATATCAAAGAATTCTTGTTTCATAACCTATGCTATAGAAATTTTACCAAGAATCGGTAAATATTCCACTCACCAATAAGTTGACTGAAAGACAAATTAGAAACTAGGTGGTATATCGGAAAAATTCCTACTTTACTCAATCGGAACGATGGAATAGGTTTTTAGAACGTACTATTTATTTGTATCTAAACTTATTTCGCTGTATGGCGAAAAGCTGAAACCTAAACCTTACAAAATGCCTTCAGAAATTATACAGGCTTTAAATCAACAAAAAACACTCCTTTCTCAGCTCAAAAAACAACTTACGATGTCTTAATAATTTGCTAGCGTCTTTTAGTATGTTGCCTAAGTCAGATGATGCATCCTTAACCATGCTCAAGGAAACTATAGCTTATCAAGAAAAGAAAATAGCTCTATTATAAAAATAGATACTTTCTATTACGCAGGCACACTATAAGGAACTCTATGAACGCATTAGCTCTACTGGCTTATCTCCTTCTCAGATTCAGGATCTTGTGTAGGCTTTAGTTTAATAGGGCTATCTTCTTCCATACATGCCATATGTTTCGGTTCAAACACTCCGGTGTTAAACAGGTCTTTATTGACCCAAGATACGTCTACCTCTTTCGTTTTTGTTAATAACTCTTTAGCGCACAATTCCGCTAGTCTATCAGACCGATCAGGCATATTGATATATCTCATAGATCTATTAAATTCTTCTATATTAAATAGAAATTTTTCTTCTGTAAAGGACTGATAATTTGTTACAAATTTTACAACATTAAAATCCATCCAAACATGCTTTTTAGCAATTTGTTTCTTTAATACCAATCCTTCTAAACTTGTACATGCTAAAGGCAACATAGATTTGACCGTGTGCAAATGTCCCTTTTCCTATATCTAAGATTACTTTCTCAAAGGTTTTGCCTTGACTTTTTTGGTATGTCTTAAAATTTAAAATCTAGCACTAAATATTTAGTGATCAATATACCCTACTTTGTTATATAATTAATATTATGTATACAACAAATTTTTAGACTCTTGAATTGATTTATCTATAAAATAATCTCATTAGGTGAACAAATGCTTTGTGCTTATTATCCACCTGCAGTTTACAATTTTAAAATTAATTATTAATAACTAAAATTAAAAATTATCGTCTTGATATTTAATAGAGCCCGATTTTATTCATTAGTTCCTTCTATTTCTGCATCATACACAAATAAATTTGGATAACTTCACAACTACCTTTCAATCAAATAAAAAATTTTATTACACAAACAATTTATATTACCCATATATATCTCATATAGTCTCAAATGTAATCAGATTATTGCCTTAATCTGATTACATAAAAATATTTTTAAATTGATTATGAATATTTAATGAATTTTGTAAGCAGAAGCAGCTAGATTAACTATATAACTTCAATAAATTAGGTTTTAATAAAAGGTAAAGGTAAATGTAACTATTATACTCAATTTATTTGACTACATTATTTTATATCAGAAATGTATTTATATTATATAACACACTATCAGCCTCTTTTATAGATTTATTTATGTAGTCAGATTAAAATTTTAATCTGACTACATCTGCTTACAATGATGAACTATTGATCGACTCTAGTTTATAACGTAAGTCTACTGTAATAGACTTTTAAGATTTTGCATAAAAATATTTCCTGGTGCGATATGTGAGATCAATCATCTTCTATGTCATCTAAATCCTTAGCAAGTTCTGCTTCCAGTTCCTCAATGGTTGGAAGCACTGTTTGTAATTTTTTAGGCAAGCTTTTAGTAAGCCTGTATGTTGAGAGGCCTATAGGTTTATTGATATCACGTAAGGTGTATTCTGCTAAAACACCGACCTTGGATCGGCATAAAATTAACCCAATAGAAGGATTATCGCTTGAGTGGCGTAATAAGTCATCCACAGCAGAAAGATAAAAATTCATCTTCCCTATATATTCAGGCTTAAAATCCCCAGATTTTAACTCTATAACTATAAAGGATCGAAGCTTGATATGGTAAAATAACAGGTCTATATAAAAATCTTGTTCTTCAACTTGAATATGATATTGACGACCTAAGAAAGCAAATCCTTCACCTAATTCAAGTAGAAATTTTTCAATGTGAGCAACTAATCCTTTTTCTAATGCTCTTTCATGGGCTTCATCTCCAAGACTTAGAAAATCGAATAAATAAGGATTCTTTAGGGTAGCTTGGGCTAAGGCGGCGTGTGGGGGAGGTAATTGTTTATCAAAATTGGTGATGGCACCTGACTGACGTTTATATAAATTGGTTTCTATGTGCATAGACAAACTATTTCTTGACCAGCCATTTTTAATGGTACATTCTATGTAAAACCTTTGTTGAATTTTATCAAGCCCAGAATAGATTAGGACTACAATATGGCCCCATGGTATTTGGTCAACAGCTTGTTGACCAATTTCATCTTGATCATATGCTTGAGCAAACTTTCGCATATACTTGAGGTTTTGTGGGCTGAATCCTTTCATCTCTGGAAAAGCAGCTCTTAAATCCTTTGACAACTCAGCAATAACACCAGTGCCCCATCGTTCTTGCATTTGCGTATGCAGGATACGACTGCCTATATGATGATATAGGGAAACAAGTGCTTTATTAACATGCAGAGAGGCTTTATATTTAGCACTGGCTACACTGGTTTTTAAATCATTTAATAATTGATGGTAAGCTTGGTTAATGATACTTTTGTTCATATAATGAAGGGATCAGATAATAAAAAGGTACGACAGATACAAAATTTTGACTTCGACCACTAGTGGTGCTTATGCACGTTACCCTTTACGGGCTAATCTCCAATATTCTATCTACCCTAAATACTCTATATTCTTGCCGTTTTAAGCAAAAAGCCTTTACACCAATATAAGGTTTATTCAAATATTCCATTTCTCCTACAGCAATAGGTGTAATGGATCTTTTCGATTTTTCATCTTTTGCTTTTAAATAAGTAATATGGATAGTAGCTTTATGTTGAATAGCTTTTTCTATTATGCTAATTTTATCCTCTAAAGTACATAAAAGATCATATTTTTTATACTGATAATCTGTTATAAATTTTACAACATTAAAATCCATCCAAACATGTTTTTTAGCAATTGGTTTCTTTAGTACTAAGCCTTCTAAACTGGTGCATCTGCTAAGGGCAACATAGATTTGACCGTGTGCAAATGTCCCGTTTCCTATATCTAGGATTACTTTTTCAAAGGTTTTACCTTGGCTTTTATGGATGGTAATAGCCCATGCCAGCATGACTGGATATTGCGTAAAAGTACCCGTAATAGTTGATTTTAATGCACTGCCCTCTAAGTAAAATTTATAAGATTCCCAAGTATAAGGAGTAATACTGACCTTCTTTCCCGTTTCAAGCAAAATGACCAATTTAGGAGTAGCATGATCTGTATCAATATCTATGATTTTGCCAATAGTGCCATTAATAAATTTGCCATTAGGCTCATTATTAAGCATCATTACTTGCGCCCCAACTTTTAACTTTAATGCAACAAGTGTAGGTAGTTGTTCTTTTGCAAACGCTCCTTCTAATATACCAGTAAAGGTAAACTCTTTCTGCTTGATACCTTTTAATTTTTGAGCGTTAATAGCTTGGGCATTTGCATTAGTAGTGGTTAAATAGATATAAAAGTCATCTAAAGAAGGCTCAAAGCCAGCATCATATCGCTCATTAATGATTGCTATTTCACGGTCCGTTATAGAATTATTGCGAATATTGTTTAACAGCTCGATAAATTTTGTATCACTTTGTCGGTATATTTTATCAAGTTCTATTAATTCAAGGTCCAGTGATTTGAAACAATGTGCGCTAAAGAAATAGGGGGTAGGATAGTGTGATTGAAAGATTGATTTTTCTTGACTTTGTACCACTGGTGGCAATTGATATAAATCACCGATACATATTATTTGTATTCCTCCAAATGGCTCACTTTCCTGTCTACCATTAAGGCGGAGAAAGCCATCTATACAATCAAGTAAGTCAGCCCTAACCATTGAAATTTCATCAATGATGATGGCATCTATATTTTTATATATATTCTCTTTTTTCTTACTTTTTTTAGTCGTTTGGATGGCTTCAAGGGTTACATCAGGTTTAAACCTAAAAAATGAATGAATTGTCTGCCCTTTAATATTTACTGCAGCAGTACCTGTAGGCGCAAGCACTGCTATTTTCTTTTGGGTATTTTCTCTAAAATGCTTTAATAAAGTTGATTTCCCTGTTCCTGCTTTACCAGTAATAAAAATATTTTTTGCACTTGATTCCATAAGATCAAGTGCTTTAATAAACTG
The nucleotide sequence above comes from Cardinium endosymbiont of Sogatella furcifera. Encoded proteins:
- a CDS encoding sodium:solute symporter family protein, with the protein product MILYNTPLIMVLVFLVLTLVLGLYVSTLYVRKKENKFIQYALGNKQFHTNTLVVTVLATAFGGGVMMRGIPNVYNIGTHYIISLFAWSISFGLISLLGLRMGPFMTHLSVAETIGSVYGKYPRTITALLGICWSIGIVSIQINVMSSTIVMCIDSIDPRIVTVPATLILIAYAILGGVRAITITDILQFATFTIIIPLLIKFLFVKTDKSFLGVILFLRKKEDFQFSNMIQFDKKFLKIILNSLGAFLFLNPSVVHRIYMSSSPIQVHKVFKRVTLFSVIIWGCIISVGLLVFVGNPMLPVTEIWSYILIDMPAVYKGFVVISLLGMTMSTADSCLHTAAIMVSHDMVETIRWLKAAPYIHQLRLAKLTVLVVGLLAMILTLCCPDLFELSKFVFGYLTSVFTVTVTSPFILAVFGFRSSARTALIGMATGILVGLVWETWVEPEIGINNRVISIMANGLAMIAAHYLLPQPPGKGWIGVGQQYKRMKQLIRIFKKHKKSIDLE
- a CDS encoding AAA family ATPase — encoded protein: MTQTNIELNEQFIKALDLMESSAKNIFITGKAGTGKSTLLKHFRENTQKKIAVLAPTGTAAVNIKGQTIHSFFRFKPDVTLEAIQTTKKSKKKENIYKNIDAIIIDEISMVRADLLDCIDGFLRLNGRQESEPFGGIQIICIGDLYQLPPVVQSQEKSIFQSHYPTPYFFSAHCFKSLDLELIELDKIYRQSDTKFIELLNNIRNNSITDREIAIINERYDAGFEPSLDDFYIYLTTTNANAQAINAQKLKGIKQKEFTFTGILEGAFAKEQLPTLVALKLKVGAQVMMLNNEPNGKFINGTIGKIIDIDTDHATPKLVILLETGKKVSITPYTWESYKFYLEGSALKSTITGTFTQYPVMLAWAITIHKSQGKTFEKVILDIGNGTFAHGQIYVALSRCTSLEGLVLKKPIAKKHVWMDFNVVKFITDYQYKKYDLLCTLEDKISIIEKAIQHKATIHITYLKAKDEKSKRSITPIAVGEMEYLNKPYIGVKAFCLKRQEYRVFRVDRILEISP
- a CDS encoding PDDEXK nuclease domain-containing protein, with amino-acid sequence MNKSIINQAYHQLLNDLKTSVASAKYKASLHVNKALVSLYHHIGSRILHTQMQERWGTGVIAELSKDLRAAFPEMKGFSPQNLKYMRKFAQAYDQDEIGQQAVDQIPWGHIVVLIYSGLDKIQQRFYIECTIKNGWSRNSLSMHIETNLYKRQSGAITNFDKQLPPPHAALAQATLKNPYLFDFLSLGDEAHERALEKGLVAHIEKFLLELGEGFAFLGRQYHIQVEEQDFYIDLLFYHIKLRSFIVIELKSGDFKPEYIGKMNFYLSAVDDLLRHSSDNPSIGLILCRSKVGVLAEYTLRDINKPIGLSTYRLTKSLPKKLQTVLPTIEELEAELAKDLDDIEDD